ACGCAATCAGGATGAGATCCCGAAGATATTGAGGCTTGCCAAAGACCTCGGGGCGACAGCCTGGTATATGTTCATGATCGTTCCAACCGGCCGCGGTGAGGACATTATGGAGGAACTGATCTCAAAAGAGGATTACGAGGAGCTGCTCAAATGGCATTATGAGATGGAAAAGACTGAAAATGATATTCTGGTCCGTCCAACCTGTGCGCCAAGTTATTACCGTGTTGTGCTCCAGCAGGCAAAGGCGCAGGGCGATGACTTCAAGCGCCGGACATTGCAGTTTTCAACCGGCGGCTCCAAGGGATGCCTTGCAGGGCAGTTGATCTGTCTGATTGATGTTGACGGCAATGTTCTGCCGTGCAGCTATTTTCCAAAATCTGCCGGGAATGTCCGCGAGCAATCCTTTAAGGATATCTGGGAGAACTCGAAATTGTTCAAGGATCTGCGTGATTTCAAAAGCTATAAGGGCCGTTGCGGTTCCTGCGAATATGTGGGAGTCTGCGGCGGCTGCCGGGCAAGGGCGTACGCAGTGACCGGCGATTATATGGAAGAGGAACCCTTTTGCGGGCACATTCCATTTAAAATGGCTAAGAAGTGATGGTTAGGAGTGAGGTGTGAAGAGTAATGAGTGAGGGTAAAAGTAATTACATTAATGAGATGAATATATTGTCCGTCTCCGAAAGACCTTTTTTTGACGGACATTAACCAAGCGAGAGACGTATGAACGATACTTTTTTGAAAGCATGCAAGGGTGAGCCGGTTGATTATACGCCGATCTGGATTATGCGTCAGGCCGGGCGGTATCTTCCGGAATACCATACGGTACGGAGCAAGGGGTCTTTTCTGGATCTGTGCAAGACCCCGGAGCGGGCCGCGGAAGTAACCCTCCAGCCCGTGGATATTCTGGGGGTGGACGCGGCGATTCTTTTTTCAGACATTCTGGTGCCGTTAGAAAAAATGGGCGCGCCCCTTGAATTTCATGAAAATCGAGGGCCGGTTTTTCCCTCGCCGATCCGTGATCAGGCGGCAGTGGATAAGCTGGGGATTCCGGATCCGGAAGATGATCTCGGCTATGTAATGGAAACCATCCGCATTCTCAGAAAGGAGCTTGCCGGACGCGTGCCGCTCATCGGTTTTTCCGGGGCGCCGTTCACCCTGGCCACCTATCTTATTGAGGGCGGCTCATCGAAAAATTATCTGAACACCAAGATCATGATGTACCAGGATCCAGGGCTCTATAAATCACTCCTCGATAAAATTACCGATTGCCAGATTGTCTATCTCAAAGGTCAGGCCGCAGCCGGTGCTCAGGCCCTTCAGATTTTTGATTCCTGGGCCGGAGTGCTTGCGCCCCGGGACTATCGTGAATTCGCTTACCCTTACGTGACCCGGATTATTGCGGCTCTCAAGGAAGTTACGGATATTCCGCTGATCTATTTTGCCAATAACGGCGCAACCCTCCTTGATATAACCAAAGACTGCGGCTCGGATGTGCTTGGCTTTGACTGGCGGATTAATCTGGATGAAGCAGTGCGCCGGGTGGGACCGAAAATGTCGATTCAGGGAAATATGGATCCCCTGGCCTTGTTCCTGCCGGACGATAAACTTGAAGAGCGGATTAAGAATGTCTTGAATCAGGCCAAAGGCGCAAGAGGGCATATTTTCAACCTGGGGCACGGTATTGTGCCGCAGACTGATCCTGCCAAGGCAAAA
Above is a window of Pseudomonadota bacterium DNA encoding:
- a CDS encoding radical SAM protein — translated: MDFEPKWIAWEVTRRCNLKCVHCRSSSQLEIQGHPDMSLEEAKRVVDDISSYAKPVLVLSGGEPLLRKDVFEIATYGTKKGLRMCMATNGTLVTSEICKKMLASGIKMVSLSLDGSTDKVHDNFRNSVGAFDGTIRAAELFKEHGIKFLINSSFTKRNQDEIPKILRLAKDLGATAWYMFMIVPTGRGEDIMEELISKEDYEELLKWHYEMEKTENDILVRPTCAPSYYRVVLQQAKAQGDDFKRRTLQFSTGGSKGCLAGQLICLIDVDGNVLPCSYFPKSAGNVREQSFKDIWENSKLFKDLRDFKSYKGRCGSCEYVGVCGGCRARAYAVTGDYMEEEPFCGHIPFKMAKK
- the hemE gene encoding uroporphyrinogen decarboxylase — its product is MNDTFLKACKGEPVDYTPIWIMRQAGRYLPEYHTVRSKGSFLDLCKTPERAAEVTLQPVDILGVDAAILFSDILVPLEKMGAPLEFHENRGPVFPSPIRDQAAVDKLGIPDPEDDLGYVMETIRILRKELAGRVPLIGFSGAPFTLATYLIEGGSSKNYLNTKIMMYQDPGLYKSLLDKITDCQIVYLKGQAAAGAQALQIFDSWAGVLAPRDYREFAYPYVTRIIAALKEVTDIPLIYFANNGATLLDITKDCGSDVLGFDWRINLDEAVRRVGPKMSIQGNMDPLALFLPDDKLEERIKNVLNQAKGARGHIFNLGHGIVPQTDPAKAKLAVELVHKLSRR